GTCCCGATCGTCTGCTGCTTCAGCTGGCGCCGGATGGCCGGCAGGAGCTTCTCTTCCAGGTAGAGCACGAGGTCGATGAGGGGAAGGCGCGGGTCGCCGAGGTCGGAAAGGCGCTCCTTGAACCCCTTGAAGGATTCGCCAGCCTCCGCGTGGGCCTTCCAGTCGAAGTGGGCCAGGGACGAGAAGACCGTGGCGCTCTGCTTGTTGTTCGTCACGCCGAAGATGGGGTCGAGGTCCGGCGGGAATTCCACCTCGATGCCCCACCACCGCTCCGTCGGGTCGTATCCGATTGCCCAGGACGCGTCGAGATCCAGCTCCCTGCGCTGCCGTACGAGCGAGATGCCGACGTTGCGCCTGGCGTGCTTGCCCCACGGAAGGATGCCGGAGTCCGTCGTACGGCTGATTCCATCCGGCCACGGGTGGCCTTCGACGTCGGCGCGGCGGGCCTCCGGGCGGGCGATGGAGGCCCGGACGGTGATGTTGTGCTTCTTGCCTTCATGGATTACGGGGAACTGCGTCACGCCGGGCTCGGATTCACTGCCCATGGAGAAAGGCATGAACATCGGCTTGTCCGAGAACGGCTTGTCGGTGGAGGTCGGCGCCATCAGGTACAGAGGGTCGTTGGGTACGGCGTGGTACTCGCCGTCAACGACCTTGCCCTCCCGGACGGGGGCCATCCGGATGTCGACACGTCCGGCCTGGAGGTAGTGTCGGTAGACCCGGCCGATCAGGTCGGCGGTGTTCTTCAGCGTGGCTGCGGCCCCGTACCAGTTGACCTTGTCCAGGTTGGTCCAGACGACGAGCGTGCCGGTGTCCCCGAGGCCCTCGCTCAGGTCGCGCCAGTAGTCCGGCAGCGGGGAGTGTTCAGGCTCGGGGACGTCGTCGATCTCTCCCTTCTCGATCTCTTCGAGGCTGAGGTAGGTGTGCATGGCGTTTCCCGCGCCGTTGGTCCAGGACCAGACGTCGAGCCGGGTGCACTGGGACATGCTGGAGTTGGGCAGGCCCATGCCGAAGCGGCCGATGCGATCCGGGTCTGCCCCATCCCCGTCGCCGTACTTCAGGGCACGCCGCAGTTGCGGTACTTCCATGCCGTGGCCGTTGTCGAGGACCGCGATGGTCTCCACGCGGTGGCTGGTTCGGGAGCCGACCTGCACGGGGTTCTCGCAGGCGAAAACCTCCACGAGGGTGGCCTTGGCGTCGATGCTGTTGTCGATCAGTTCGGCGAGGGCGTAGGCGGTGTTCTTGTAGCCGCTGTCCCGCATGGCCTTGACGGTCAGCTTAGGACTGACGATCCGGTAGTTGCTGCCGTCGTTGGTCACGCTGTCTCCCATACGTCTTCCCAGTTGGTGAATGCTTCTGCCACGTCGCCGAACCCGGGAAGCTCCGGGTTCACGACGGTGATGATTTCGCAGGTGTCAGTGCCGCCGGCCTTCGGGCCGCGGATGACGCGGCCGACCATCTGGCTGTACAGCACGAGGGACTTGGTCGGACGGGCGATCACTGCCGCGCTGGCCGCCGGTGCGTCGAAGCCTGTCGTCAGGACGCCGAAGTTGCACAGCACCATGGGGCGCCGGCCGGACCCCTTGAACCGCGAGATGACCTGGCTGCGATGCCGAGGGGAGGACTCGCCCGTCACGAACTCGGCATCGAAGCCGGCAGCGGACAGCACGGCCGCGATGAGCCTGCAGTGGTCCACGGAAGCGGCGAACACCAGGATGCGCCGGTGCTGCTGCTGAAGCAGCTCCGTGATCGTCTGGACGATCTTGAGGTTCCACTGCTCGTCGCCCGCGAGCTCGGCCATCATGCTGGCCGGGATGTCGAACGACCGCGCAAGGAGCTGCTGGTCCTGGGCAGACAGTTGCATGCCCGCCTCGGAGGCCACCGTCCGCATCAGCGGCTTGGCCAGGTAGCCCTGCTCGATCAGGGCCGTCACCGGGTTGGTGTAGCCCTCGATCTCCAGCATGACCTTCTGCCGGGAGAAGTAATCGGAAAGTTCCTCGTCCTTGGAGATGTCCGCCCACGTGCGTCCCGGAGTGGCGGTCAGCCCGAGCAGGCTCGCATCGTGACGGATCGTCAGTTCGTCGACGACCCTCTGGAAGGTGGGGGCGATGATCTGGTGAGCCTCGTCGAAAACCGTCAGCGTGCTGCGTGCCGCGAGGGTGGCCAGAAACTGCGGGTCCGACTTGGCTGCCGAGACGGCCTTTTCCAGCCCGAGAACGACCAGCCCGTCGGTCATCTCCGCAAGGTCTGCGGGAGTGTTGCCCCATACCCGCAGCACGGGGAGCGGGCGGTCGCCGACCTTCGTCCAGGCGCGCTCGAACTCGGCGGCGGCCTGCTCCAGCAGCTCCTGCCCGTGGGCCAGCCACACCACCACGGTGGGCTCGTGCTGCCGCAGGTGATCGCAGATCAGGCTCATGCCCGTGCGTGTCTTGCCCACGCCTGTCGGAAGATGCAGCACCGTCCGCCGCGGCCCG
The Streptomyces sp. NBC_01723 genome window above contains:
- a CDS encoding ATP-binding protein, with the translated sequence MGDSVTNDGSNYRIVSPKLTVKAMRDSGYKNTAYALAELIDNSIDAKATLVEVFACENPVQVGSRTSHRVETIAVLDNGHGMEVPQLRRALKYGDGDGADPDRIGRFGMGLPNSSMSQCTRLDVWSWTNGAGNAMHTYLSLEEIEKGEIDDVPEPEHSPLPDYWRDLSEGLGDTGTLVVWTNLDKVNWYGAAATLKNTADLIGRVYRHYLQAGRVDIRMAPVREGKVVDGEYHAVPNDPLYLMAPTSTDKPFSDKPMFMPFSMGSESEPGVTQFPVIHEGKKHNITVRASIARPEARRADVEGHPWPDGISRTTDSGILPWGKHARRNVGISLVRQRRELDLDASWAIGYDPTERWWGIEVEFPPDLDPIFGVTNNKQSATVFSSLAHFDWKAHAEAGESFKGFKERLSDLGDPRLPLIDLVLYLEEKLLPAIRRQLKQQTIGTRKSKKRHDEDAASRATDAVKRRSEEGYTGKTDELEEGTTTEAKRQEQVAALTQRHHLDEDTAQSMVDEALEKDLRARWISSFQDTSAFFSIDLMAGMLQVIFNEKHPLHAQLIAVLEDIPEDADANDLRNRLNRAAETFKLLLFSWARMEDETYPDNLRERIADARREWGRYARDFVDGKAGSA
- a CDS encoding DEAD/DEAH box helicase, translating into MLGVLELGVEVDDDSCSGHGRARAGACGAGEAVTTWSPGMSFKALLADAPMAYIRGHVGERLCALLDLIEGGAAGDDRLRAVAPIAIDAERLVADEAERSALIALVPGPKRAELAQRLGSVGDEQPPLDYLQSLKWTADERRELLEFFGFTIDRVPSLPPAFKQESAPEYGLFPHQRHAAARVKELLYDGPRRTVLHLPTGVGKTRTGMSLICDHLRQHEPTVVVWLAHGQELLEQAAAEFERAWTKVGDRPLPVLRVWGNTPADLAEMTDGLVVLGLEKAVSAAKSDPQFLATLAARSTLTVFDEAHQIIAPTFQRVVDELTIRHDASLLGLTATPGRTWADISKDEELSDYFSRQKVMLEIEGYTNPVTALIEQGYLAKPLMRTVASEAGMQLSAQDQQLLARSFDIPASMMAELAGDEQWNLKIVQTITELLQQQHRRILVFAASVDHCRLIAAVLSAAGFDAEFVTGESSPRHRSQVISRFKGSGRRPMVLCNFGVLTTGFDAPAASAAVIARPTKSLVLYSQMVGRVIRGPKAGGTDTCEIITVVNPELPGFGDVAEAFTNWEDVWETA